Below is a genomic region from Microcoleus sp. FACHB-672.
ATTGATGCCAAGGTAATTTTTGAATATTGGAATCTTCACTGCAAATTAAAAACCGGATGGTTTCATTTCGGTTGAGTTCTTCTCGCAGCCGGCTATCAATTTCACGAAATCCTTCTTCTTTAAGCCAGGTTTTTAGGTGATTGCTCAGTTGTTTTGCAGAGTCAACACAGTCAGAAATCCGTTTATTAATCGAGCCTTTATGAATGATTTTCTTAGTTTTAATCCTTGTACAATTCCCTAAATTTCGGTAATTTTCTTGCCAGTGGAAGTGCAAGTTATTAGCCAGAGTAGGGTTAGGCGGTAGTCCTCCTTTGATTTTGATCGGAAATTGTAAGGTTTCGCCATCAGATCCTATTTCCAAGGTGACTCGGAATCCTTGACTTTCTAAGTTGCCATCTAGTTCTAAAACCACTAACTTACTCATAGATGATTCTCACTTCCTCAGATCGCAAACAGTTCAGTGACAATCGCTTCTCCTAAAACAAGTTTGACGCTAAAACGCTCTCCGGGTACACAGCTAAACTGAAATTCCAAACTTTCGCTGCTTCCGGCTTCTGCTTGCATCACCGGCTTTTCGTTTTCATCTAAAATAATAAGCTGCAAGTTTTGCGGTAACTCGATTTGACTTTCGGCTGAAAGCACTTCAACAGAAACATCAATTTCTGAATCGTCAGCAGGCGTTAATCTTACAAATAAAACAATTCGTTCGCCAGCTTGTTCTAGTTTTAGCAACTTTCCTCTTTCAACACTTGCTTTTTGCGCTCGCCTAAAATTAAATGCTAGTTGAGGTTGAGGCGAAGCCAGCAAAGTTTCTAAAGTTTCCCAGCCGGCTTCTATAATATTTTGGAACCATGGGCTTAGCTGAATAGGTTGTTTAATAGAAGCCGATTGCTGGAATTGATTAAGATATAAAATAAATTCATCCAAGGATTGGAGTTGGTTTATAGGTAAATCCTTAGTCGTTATTTCTTGGACAAATCCTAAAACTGTTGCTTCCCGCAAAGACTCATGCAATTGCACACAGACAAAACCCAGCCGATTTGACCAAACTTCTTCGGGAATGCTAATAACTTCTGTATTTGGTAACACAGGTCTGCATTCGAGTTTGCCATAATTTGGGATAATTAAATCTGCCACATCCATGAGTGTGCTTGTTGCCGGATTGTAGCTATCACTGTTTTCCCAATCTGTTTCAAATCCATGCCATTGAAGGTAAAGTTGCACAGCACATACCGCAAGACTATTGAGATAAACTTGTTTGGCTTTAGCGGCATTAGATTGGTGACACCGTAGTTGTTCCGCGCGAGAATGCGCCGCTAGTCCTAGTGGTACGGTATAGGTTAAGAATTTAGTGGGGGGATTCATAAGCACTCTGATTTCCAGCAGTTTGAGGTTGGTTTTTGTTTGGCTTTCATGAGTTACTCTGGCCGTAGGGGTAAATTTTATGCAAATTTAACGTATTCTACAAAAACTTTACATTTTTGGGTAATCTGTAAAGTTACTGTAAAGGTCAGAACTTACAGACAGATAAACACAGATGAGGTTTCTAATGTTTTCATAAATTTTACAGCACTCAGTCCGGTGCTAAGTCTTTCTGAAATTGAGGGCGAAATTTACTACAGCATCGCTGAAAAAAACTGCTTAAAGTGGGTACTTTTATTCCTAGGCTGCTTGAAATTTCTTCCCAACTTTGCCCTGAAAGGCGGGCTAATGCAATAGTTTTGAAGCTAGCATCGGGTC
It encodes:
- a CDS encoding DUF1822 family protein, translating into MNPPTKFLTYTVPLGLAAHSRAEQLRCHQSNAAKAKQVYLNSLAVCAVQLYLQWHGFETDWENSDSYNPATSTLMDVADLIIPNYGKLECRPVLPNTEVISIPEEVWSNRLGFVCVQLHESLREATVLGFVQEITTKDLPINQLQSLDEFILYLNQFQQSASIKQPIQLSPWFQNIIEAGWETLETLLASPQPQLAFNFRRAQKASVERGKLLKLEQAGERIVLFVRLTPADDSEIDVSVEVLSAESQIELPQNLQLIILDENEKPVMQAEAGSSESLEFQFSCVPGERFSVKLVLGEAIVTELFAI